One window of Salegentibacter sp. Hel_I_6 genomic DNA carries:
- a CDS encoding ABC transporter ATP-binding protein: MEKQAVIAIENLYKSFGDVEVLKNFNLKLFEGENLVLMGKSGSGKSVMIKCLVGLMDFDKGNIKVLGKDISKLKQNEMDELRTDIGFLFQGSALYDSMTVRENLEFPLRRHRKDSEKKTEELVREALENVGLPQTIDLMPAELSGGMQRRIALARALILKPKIIVYDEPTTGLDPITAKEIILLMMNIQQKYATSSLIITHDVDCARVISNRMILLLDGKDYAEGSFSELAASNDPKIKAFFK; the protein is encoded by the coding sequence ATGGAAAAACAGGCGGTAATAGCTATAGAGAATTTATATAAAAGTTTTGGAGATGTTGAAGTACTAAAGAATTTCAATTTAAAACTTTTCGAAGGTGAAAACCTGGTTTTAATGGGGAAATCTGGTTCAGGAAAATCGGTTATGATTAAATGCCTGGTGGGCTTAATGGATTTTGATAAGGGAAATATAAAAGTTTTAGGAAAAGATATTTCAAAACTGAAGCAAAATGAAATGGACGAATTGCGAACCGATATAGGTTTTTTATTCCAGGGAAGTGCTTTATATGATTCTATGACGGTAAGGGAAAATCTGGAATTCCCGTTAAGAAGACATCGAAAAGACTCTGAAAAGAAAACCGAAGAATTGGTAAGAGAAGCCCTTGAAAATGTTGGCTTACCACAAACTATAGATTTAATGCCGGCTGAGCTTTCTGGAGGAATGCAGCGTAGAATTGCCCTGGCAAGGGCGCTTATTTTAAAACCAAAAATTATAGTCTATGATGAGCCAACCACCGGCCTGGATCCTATTACCGCGAAAGAAATTATTTTATTAATGATGAATATTCAGCAAAAATATGCAACCTCATCACTTATCATTACTCACGATGTAGATTGTGCCAGGGTAATTTCTAACCGAATGATCTTATTGCTGGATGGAAAAGATTATGCAGAAGGAAGTTTTAGCGAGTTAGCAGCATCAAACGATCCTAAGATTAAAGCATTTTTTAAATGA
- a CDS encoding MlaD family protein, translating to MKSNSGQNLRLGILIISGIIIFTLGVFFIGNKQNLFGDSIMISSVFKNVNGLQSGNNVRYSGVNVGTVKEIIFLNDTAISVDLLINREAANLIKYSSVATINSDGLVGSMVLNILPNNKVGSRIIREGDTLESLSQVATADMLNTLNQTNENAALLTADLLKITNSINAGEGVLGDLLKDEDLANNIQQSAENLNKTTNSAKASIAKLNDILHAIDYENSVAGLLLSDSTAQKNFSTIIEDLQVSSSKIKMISTDLGEFSTNLNSEKGALNFILKDTGFVKNIDQSMQNIEEASFRFNENMEALKNNILFRGYFRKQAREKARLAKED from the coding sequence ATGAAATCAAATTCTGGACAAAATCTAAGATTAGGAATACTCATTATATCCGGGATAATCATATTTACCCTTGGAGTTTTCTTTATTGGTAATAAGCAAAACCTGTTTGGCGATTCAATTATGATAAGTTCTGTGTTTAAGAATGTAAATGGGTTACAATCTGGTAATAACGTGCGTTATTCAGGTGTAAATGTGGGCACTGTAAAAGAGATTATATTTTTAAACGATACTGCGATTTCTGTAGATCTTCTTATAAACCGGGAAGCGGCGAATTTAATTAAATACAGCTCTGTTGCCACCATAAACTCTGACGGATTGGTGGGCAGTATGGTATTAAATATTCTTCCAAATAATAAAGTAGGCTCCAGAATCATTCGTGAAGGTGACACTCTTGAATCCCTTAGCCAGGTAGCTACGGCAGATATGCTAAATACGTTAAACCAAACCAACGAAAATGCAGCGCTTTTAACTGCGGATCTTTTAAAAATAACCAATAGTATAAATGCGGGAGAAGGCGTCTTAGGTGATTTACTTAAAGATGAAGATCTCGCAAATAATATTCAGCAAAGTGCTGAAAATTTGAATAAAACCACAAATTCGGCAAAAGCAAGTATCGCAAAATTAAATGATATTTTACATGCTATAGATTATGAAAATTCTGTAGCAGGCTTATTACTTAGTGATTCTACGGCGCAAAAGAACTTTAGTACTATCATTGAAGATTTGCAGGTTAGCTCGTCTAAAATAAAAATGATAAGTACAGATTTAGGGGAATTTTCCACCAATCTTAATTCAGAAAAAGGAGCGTTGAATTTTATACTTAAAGACACTGGTTTTGTAAAAAATATAGACCAAAGCATGCAAAATATAGAAGAAGCGAGCTTTCGTTTCAATGAAAATATGGAAGCATTAAAAAACAATATTTTATTCCGTGGTTATTTTAGAAAACAGGCTCGAGAAAAGGCACGCTTAGCGAAAGAAGACTAA
- a CDS encoding ABC transporter permease, translating to MKFLSSYHSNLNSFFIEIGEMGNFTGRYFRELFSRPFEFREFLKQCYQMGNKSLLLVAVTGFILGLVFTLQSRPTLMEFGAVSWMPSMISISIVREIGPVIIALICAGRIGSSIGAELGSMRVTEQIDAMEVSGTNPFKFLVVTRILAATCMLPLLVIIGDFVALLGSAIIENTKGDVSFTLYFNQVFEALEFTDLIPATVKTFFFGFAIGLVGCFKGYNSKKGTAGVGKASNSAVVFTSMLLFILDFIAVFITDIFYN from the coding sequence ATGAAATTTCTATCATCATACCATTCAAATTTAAACTCCTTTTTTATTGAAATTGGGGAAATGGGAAATTTCACCGGAAGGTATTTTCGGGAACTTTTTAGCAGGCCGTTCGAGTTTAGAGAATTCTTGAAACAATGCTACCAAATGGGCAATAAATCTTTGCTTTTAGTAGCTGTAACAGGATTTATTTTGGGACTGGTTTTTACCCTACAATCCCGGCCAACTTTAATGGAATTTGGTGCGGTTTCCTGGATGCCTTCTATGATAAGTATTTCTATTGTTAGGGAAATTGGCCCGGTAATTATCGCACTTATTTGCGCCGGAAGAATTGGTTCCAGTATTGGTGCCGAATTAGGATCTATGCGCGTTACAGAACAAATAGATGCGATGGAAGTTTCTGGAACCAATCCCTTTAAATTTCTTGTAGTTACTAGAATACTCGCGGCAACCTGTATGCTACCACTGCTGGTAATTATAGGAGATTTTGTTGCTTTATTAGGTTCTGCAATTATAGAAAATACTAAAGGTGATGTTTCTTTTACTCTTTACTTTAATCAGGTTTTTGAAGCATTGGAATTTACTGATTTAATTCCAGCAACGGTCAAGACTTTTTTCTTCGGATTTGCCATTGGCCTGGTAGGCTGCTTTAAAGGTTACAACAGTAAAAAAGGAACTGCCGGCGTTGGAAAAGCTTCAAATTCAGCGGTGGTTTTCACCTCTATGCTACTCTTTATATTAGATTTTATAGCGGTTTTCATAACTGATATTTTTTATAATTAA